One region of Cucurbita pepo subsp. pepo cultivar mu-cu-16 chromosome LG03, ASM280686v2, whole genome shotgun sequence genomic DNA includes:
- the LOC111791601 gene encoding uncharacterized protein LOC111791601: protein MDAIEHTTINTNGIKMHIASIGTGPVVLLLHGFPELWYSWRHQLLYLSSVGYRAIAPDLRGYGDTESPESHTSYTVLHIVGDLVGALDELGIEKVFLVGHDWGAIIAWYLCLFRPDRIKALVNLSVQFIPRNPAIPFVEGFRSAFGDDFYICRFQVPGEAEEDFASIDTAELFKKFLCSRRSDPPKLPKGVGVRSIPSPENLPSWLTENDINYFATTFKRTGFTGGLNYYRAFDLTWELTASWTKAQVRVPVKFIVGDLDLTYQFPGAKEYIHNGGFKKDVPFLEEVIVMKDTAHFINQERPHEISTHIHDFIKKF, encoded by the exons ATGGACGCGATCGAACACACCACCATCAACACCAATGGAATCAAAATGCACATCGCCTCCATAGGCACAGGCCCCGtcgttcttcttctccacGGCTTCCCCGAGCTCTGGTACTCATGGCGCCACCAGCTTCTCTACCTTTCTTCCGTCGGATATCGAGCCATCGCGCCGGACCTCCGCGGGTATGGCGATACCGAGTCCCCGGAATCGCATACTTCCTACACTGTGCTCCATATCGTCGGCGATTTGGTTGGGGCTTTGGATGAGCTTGGGATTGAGAAGGTGTTTCTTGTAGGGCACGATTGGGGGGCGATCATCGCGTGGTACCTTTGCCTGTTTAGACCTGATAGAATCAAGGCGTTGGTGAATCTGAGCGTCCAGTTCATACCTAGGAACCCTGCAATTCCTTTTGTTGAGGGTTTCAGATCTGCGTTTGGTGATGACTTCTACATTTGCAGGTTTCAG GTTCCAGGAGAGGCTGAAGAAGATTTTGCCTCCATTGACACAGCTGAGTTATTCAAGAAATTTCTCTGTAGTAGAAGATCAGATCCTCCAAAACTGCCTAAAGGGGTTGGAGTTCGTTCTATCCCATCCCCAGAAAACCTTCCTTCTTGGCTGACAGAAAACGATATCAACTATTTTGCTACCACTTTCAAGCGGACAGGCTTTACTGGAGGATTGAACTACTACAGAGCCTTCGACCT AACTTGGGAGCTGACTGCATCATGGACAAAGGCACAGGTTCGAGTGCCGGTAAAGTTCATCGTCGGGGATTTGGATCTGACCTACCAGTTTCCAGGAGCCAAGGAATATATCCACAATGGGGGATTCAAGAAGGATGTGCCGTTTCTGGAGGAAGTGATAGTAATGAAAGATACTGCTCACTTCATCAACCAAGAAAGGCCACATGAAATCAGTACTCACATCCATGACTTTATCAAGAAATTTTGA
- the LOC111791207 gene encoding gamma-tubulin complex component 4 homolog yields MLHELLLALLGYTGDLIIDEREHYNLLGLNHLPPDAPISGEPTFKLAPDISFLEPSERDLIQRIIVFGFYYRELDRFATKSRNLSWIRSSNGSSLPNSVESSKDKTEIPSVYRRAIANGIVEILSVYRSAVLHVEQKLLSETVPILAIVTQGLDKFFVLFPPLHQLVLEIERDDIRGGQLLNLLHKRCHCGVPELQTCIQRLLWHGHQVMYNQLASWMVYGILQDKHGEFFIRRQDGRETDQGSAVQVLSEKLGRLSTDESLTDWHLGFHIYLDMLPDYIHMKVAESILFAGKAIRVLRNPSNAFWCQGAGNQSHSHMPRLPLKIKGNTRNFPLQKEPFFATKLTGEELLLQSEADKIEAMLLDLKESSEFHKRSFESAIDSIRAIAASHLWQLVVVRADLNGHLKALKDYFLLAKGDFFQCFLEESRHLMRLPPRQSTAEADLMIPFQLAATKTTSDEDRYFSRVSLRMPSFGVKVKSAQGDPKEKTYTDGNPGGALSNISSDMSLDGWDGVALEYYIDWPLQLFFTQEVLSKYCRVFQYLLRLKRTQMELEKSWASLMHQDHADFSKNRNDRFDGSISPQKRQRFRQMWRVREHMAFLIRNLQFYIQVDVIESQWNILQDRIQDSHDFTELVGFHQEYLSALISQSFLDIGSVSRILDGIMKLCLQFCWSIENQDKSSDPSELEHLTEEFNKKSNSLYTILRSSRLVGSQRAPFLRRFLMRLNFNSFFEATARGVLNVVGPRPAALPVLNQQ; encoded by the exons ATGTTACATGAACTTCTACTTGCTCTACTGGGTTACACCGGCGATCTGATTATCGACGAAAGAGAGCATTACAATCTTCTAGGGTTGAATCATTTACCTCCCGATGCCCCCATTTCCGGCGAGCCCACGTTCAAGCTAGCCCCTGATATCTCCTTTCTCGAACCCAGCGAAAG GGACTTAATTCAGAGGATCATCGTGTTCGGATTTTACTACAGAGAACTCGACCGCTTTGCTACTAAGTCTAGAAATTTGAGTTGGATTCGTTCTAGTAATGGGTCTTCTTTACCCAATTCTGTGGAGTCGTCTAAAGATAAAACTGAAATCCCCAGTGTGTATAGGAGGGCCATTGCTAATGGCATCGTAGAGATACTCTCTGTTTATAGATCTGCTGTTCTTCATGTGGAGCAGAAACTGTTGTCTGAAACGGTGCCAATTTTGGCAATAGTCACCCAGGGCCTCGATAAG ttctttgttctttttccacCTCTGCATCAACTCGTTCTTGAGATCGAGCGTGACGATATTCGAGGTGGCCAATTACTCAATCTTCTTCACAAACGTTGTCACTGTGGTGTGCCTGAATTGCAGACTTGCATTCAAAG GCTCCTTTGGCATGGTCATCAGGTAATGTACAATCAACTAGCATCATGGATGGTTTATGGGATCCTTCAAGATAAGCATGGAGAATTTTTCATCCGAAG GCAGGATGGCAGGGAGACTGATCAAGGCTCAGCTGTACAAGTTCTGTCAGAAAAGTTAGGACGCTTATCAACTGATGAATCTTTGACTGATTGGCACCTAGGATTTCACATTTATCTG GATATGCTTCCTGATTATATTCATATGAAGGTTGCAGAATCAATTCTTTTTGCTGGTAAAGCCATTAGAGTTCTTCGGAACCCAAGCAACGCCTTTTGGTGTCAGGGTGCTGGAAACCAATCACATTCACATATGCCTAGATTACCTCTGAAGATTAAAGGAAATACAAGAAACTTTCCCCTTCAAAAGGAACCTTTTTTTGCCACAAAGTTGACTGGAGAAGAATTGCTTCTGCAATCTGAAGCTGATAAGATAGAAGCCATGCTTTTAGATCTCAAG GAATCATCTGAGTTTCATAAGAGATCATTTGAGTCTGCTATTGATTCAATTAGGGCTATTGCGGCTAGTCATCTCTGGCAG CTTGTAGTTGTGCGTGCTGACCTGAATGGACACCTCAAGGCCTTAAAAGACTATTTCCTTTTAGCAAAAGGTGATTTCTTCCAG TGTTTTCTTGAGGAAAGTCGCCATTTGATGCGTCTACCCCCTCGCCAGTCGACTGCTGAAGCTGATCTTATGATCCCATTTCAGTTG GCTGCAACAAAGACTACAAGTGATGAAGACAGATACTTTTCGAGAGTATCATTGCG GATGCCATCGTTCGGAGTCAAGGTCAAGTCTGCCCAAGGAGACCCAAAGGAAAAAACTTACACCGATGGAAATCCTGGGGGTGCTCTATCAAATATATCTTCAGATATGTCTCTTGATGGCTGGGATGGTGTTGCTCTTGAATACTATATTGATTGGCCCCTGCAGTTATTCTTTACTCAAGAAGTGCTCTCTAA GTATTGCAGGGTCTTCCAATATTTATTGCGGCTGAAGCGAACGCAAATGGAATTGGAGAAATCATGGGCATCCCTCATGCACCAAGATCATGctgatttttctaaaaatcgCAATGATCGATTTGATGGTTCGATATCTCCACAGAAAAGGCAACGTTTTAGACAGATGTGGCGTGTAAGAGAACACATGGCATTCTTGATCAGGAATCTTCAGTTTTATATCCAG GTCGACGTGATTGAATCTCAATGGAATATTTTGCAAGATCGTATCCAAGATTCTCATGATTTCACGGAGCTCGTGGGATTTCATCAAGA GTACTTATCTGCTTTAATTTCACAGTCATTTTTGGATATCGGTTCGGTTTCGAGGATACTGGATGGCATAATGAAGCTTTGCCTACAGTTTTGCTGGAGTATAGAAAATCAAGACAAAAGTTCAGACCCTTCTGAACTGGAGCACCTAACTGAG GAATTCAACAAGAAATCAAACTCCTTATACACGATTTTGCGAAGTAGCAGGCTGGTCGGGAGTCAAAGGGCTCCGTTCCTGAGACGTTTCTTGATGCGTTTGAATTTCAATTCCTTCTTTGAG GCCACTGCAAGAGGAGTGCTCAACGTTGTTGGACCACGTCCAGCAGCACTTCCTGTCCTAAATCAACAATAG
- the LOC111791605 gene encoding U1 small nuclear ribonucleoprotein A-like, whose translation MAEVNSTGNEVPSNMTIYINNLNEKIKLEELKKSLNAVFSQFGKILEVLAFKTLKHKGQAWVVFEEVSSATNAIRQMQGFPFYDKPMRIQYAKTKSDIIAKSDGTFVPREKRKRHGEKGRKKKEQHDTNQAGMGLNPAFSGAYGATGHSQVPYPGGVMVPEAPAPPNSILFIQNLPQETTPTMLQMLFCQYPGFKEVRMVEAKPGIAFVEYGDEVQSTVAMQALQGFKMNPQNSMLITYAKK comes from the exons ATGGCGGAGGTCAACAGCACTGGCAATGAAGTTCCTTCGAACATGACCATCTACATTAACAATCTCAACGAGAAAATCAAGCTGGAAG AATTAAAGAAGTCGCTGAACGCGGTGTTCTCGCAGTTCGGGAAAATTCTGGAAGTGTTGGCTTTCAAGACCTTGAAGCACAAGGGGCAGGCTTGGGTTGTGTTCGAAGAAGTCTCTTCCGCCACTAATGCGATTAGACAAATGCAGGGCTTTCCTTTCTATGATAAGCCTATG AGGATCCAATATGCAAAGACAAAATCAGATATAATTGCAAAGTCTGACGGTACATTTGTTCCCCGGGAGAAACGAAAGAGGCATGGGGAAAAGG ggaggaagaagaaagagcaGCATGATACTAATCAAGCTGGGATGGGTCTGAATCCTGCTTTTTCTGGAGCATATGGCGCAACAGGG CACTCTCAAGTCCCTTATCCAGGCGGAGTTATGGTACCAGAAGCACCTGCCCCGCCCAATAGCATTTTGTTTATACAAAATCTTCCCCAGGAGACAACTCCAACGATGCTACAAATGCTTTTCTGTCAGTATCCTGGTTTTAAGGAGGTTCGTATGGTCGAAGCAAAGCCGGGTATTGCATTTGTAGAGTATGGCGATGAGGTACAATCGACAGTAGCCATGCAAGCACTCCAAGGCTTTAAGATGAATCCACAAAATTCAATGTTGATAACCTACGCGAAGAAATAG